A single Phoenix dactylifera cultivar Barhee BC4 chromosome 1, palm_55x_up_171113_PBpolish2nd_filt_p, whole genome shotgun sequence DNA region contains:
- the LOC103721787 gene encoding pentatricopeptide repeat-containing protein At3g06430, chloroplastic, with translation MASSWSLYSFASPPLLLPSRGEPRTRESDGFSRVLRCALGSRTRKAGAWSSSPFLIISSATAGRAAVKAAPPPKKRHWKEGEFPGVSEAAVSKPPRTPIKNVKKKVNDRVRKAGASSSSPSITTSSVAAGRAAVKAVPPPKKRHWKEGEFPGVSEAAVSKPPRTPIKNVKKKVDDRAAAKAWVSTVTEALAEKIQKKQWQEALEVFEMLKEQPFYYPKEGTYMKLLILLGKSGQAYQAQELFDNMVEEGLQPTSELYTALLAAYCRSNLLDEAFSVLNKMKTLPLCQPDAYTYSTLIKACVEASRFELVDSLYQDMCDRSITPNTVTQNIVLSGYGKAGKFNEMEKVLSGMLESTACKPDIWTMNIILSLFGNRGEVDLMEKWYERFRGFGIEPETRTFNILIGAYGKRRMYDKMTSVMEYMRRLAFPWTTSTYNNVIEAFADVGDAKNMDHAFNQMRAEGMKADTKTFCCLIKGFSNAGLFHKVVSSIQLAERLEIPTNTSFYNAVISACAKAGDLMEMERVFKRMKDRHYTPDSTTYSILVDAYRKEGMTDKIYDLEQENPKMFGVDLLAK, from the exons ATGGCCTCTTCATGGTCGCTCTACTCCTTCGCCtcgcctcctctcctcctcccttcgcGCGGCGAGCCAAGAACAAGAGAATCCGACGGCTTCTCTCGGGTGCTGCGCTGCGCCCTCGGCTCCCGGACGAGGAAGGCCGGCGCTTGGAGCAGTTCTCCCTTCCTCATCATCTCCTCCGCCACCGCCGGCAGGGCCGCTGTCAAGGCGGCGCCTCCCCCGAAGAAGCGGCACTGGAAGGAGGGGGAGTTCCCGGGGGTCTCAGAGGCCGCGGTCTCCAAGCCTCCCAGGACTCCCATCAAGAACGTCAAGAAGAAGGTCAATGACCGTGTGAGGAAGGCCGGCGCTTCGAGCAGCTCTCCCTCCATCACCACCTCCTCCGTCGCCGCCGGCAGGGCCGCTGTCAAGGCGGTGCCGCCCCCGAAGAAGCGGCACTGGAAGGAGGGGGAGTTCCCGGGGGTCTCGGAGGCCGCGGTCTCCAAGCCTCCCAGGACTCCCATCAAGAACGTTAAGAAGAAAGTCGATGACCGTGCGGCCGCCAAGGCCTGGGTGAGCACCGTCACGGAGGCCCTCGCCGAGAAGATCCAGAAGAAGCAGTGGCAGGAGGCCCTCGAG GTGTTTGAGATGCTCAAAGAACAACCCTTTTATTATCCAAAAGAAGGCACATATATGAAACTCCTGATCCTACTTGGAAAATCAGGTCAAGCCTACCAAGCACAGGAACTCTTTGACAATATGGTGGAAGAGGGATTGCAACCCACTTCTGAACTTTACACAGCCTTGCTAGCAGCTTACTGTAGGAGCAACCTCcttgatgaagcattttcagtcctCAACAAAATGAAGACCTTGCCCCTTTGTCAACCAGATGCCTATACATACAGTACACTGATAAAAGCATGTGTGGAAGCTTCCCGATTTGAACTGGTTGATTCCTTGTATCAGGACATGTGCGACCGCTCAATAACCCCAAACACAGTCACACAGAACATAGTTCTTAGTGGTTACGGAAAGGCTGGAAAATTCAATGAGATGGAGAAAGTTCTTTCTGGGATGCTTGAGAGTACTGCTTGCAAACCAGATATCTGGACTATGAATATCATTTTAAGCTTATTTGGCAACAGAGGTGAGGTTGATCTAATGGAAAAATGGTATGAGAGATTCCGCGGGTTTGGAATTGAACCAGAAACACGCACTTTTAACATTCTGATTGGTGCCTATGGAAAGAGACGaatgtatgacaaaatgacatcAGTGATGGAATACATGCGGAGGCTCGCATTTCCATGGACTACCTCTACTTATAATAATGTGATCGAGGCCTTTGCAGATGTAGGTGATGCAAAAAATATGGACCATGCGTTCAATCAGATGCGTGCTGAGGGGATGAAAGCTGATACCAAGACCTTCTGTTGTCTGATTAAAGGGTTCAGTAATGCTGGTCTCTTTCATAAGGTAGTGAGCAGCATTCAGTTAGCTGAAAGGCTGGAGATACCAACTAACACCTCATTCTATAATGCTGTGATATCTGCATGTGCAAAGGCAGGAGATCTGATGGAGATGGAGAGGGTGTTCAAGCGTATGAAGGATAGGCACTATACTCCAGATTCCACAACATATTCTATCTTGGTGGATGCATATAGGAAGGAAGGAATGACTGACAAGATTTATGATTTGGAACAGGAGAATCCAAAGATGTTTGGGGTTGATCTTTTAGCTAAATGA